From the genome of Natrinema marinum:
GAGCGCTCCTCGTTCGCCCGGACGAGCGCCGACTCGCGCTCGAGCTCCGCGGCGACGTTCTCGGCGACGACGTACGTGCCGTCGGCGGCGACCGCGCGCATCGTCTCGACGATGCCGCTCCGGTCTTCCTCGCGCGCCGGCCGGATCGTCACGGATCCGTCCTCGCACTCGAGGTCGGTTGGCGTCGCCGAGAGCGCCACCCTGAGCCGTCCGTCGTCCTCGGTCAGGTAGCCGTCGGCTTTCAGCGCCTCGATGCACGACTCCAGGGCGGCCGACTCCGCCGGGACCGTCTCGGTGTACGCCCCCGACCGAGCGGGCTTCGAGTCGGGCCGGCCGGTCTCGATCCGGATCGACCGCTCGAGTTCGGCCGGCGCGACGGCACCGTTACGCTCGACGTACTCGTAGACGCGACGTTGGACGTCGTCCGCGAACGACTCCGCCGGGTAGACGCTCATACGGACGGTCCCGCCGACCGGCGACATTAGTATGCGATCCGTATCGGCCGCTGACCTTGCCGGACGACCGCGAAGTCCTCCATTGCCCGCGACCGGGGACTCGTTTCGATGGTCGCTCGCGCCGTCGTCATCCGGGCAATCCCCGATTAGGACCCGTCGACGGGTCGGCGTTCGCACTCGAGACCGACTCGGCGGCGCCGACCGGAACTACCCTGCGCGAGACGAGTTGTCGTCCGTACACCGGGAGGCGATCGTGGCGGAGCCGCCGATGGCCCCGGCGGCGGCCAGCAGCCACACCGGGACCGGAACGAATCGGCCGCTCGAGAGCTCGATCAG
Proteins encoded in this window:
- a CDS encoding GNAT family N-acetyltransferase → MSVYPAESFADDVQRRVYEYVERNGAVAPAELERSIRIETGRPDSKPARSGAYTETVPAESAALESCIEALKADGYLTEDDGRLRVALSATPTDLECEDGSVTIRPAREEDRSGIVETMRAVAADGTYVVAENVAAELERESALVRANEERSRVFFVAVREPEAGADEAAEGENDDVEDRAQATDGEVVGWLHIDAPELPSLRHTAELTVGVDQDYRRQEIGSSLLEYGREWAADEGYRKIYQHVPATNETALEFLEANGWQREGEHEGQYCIDDEFVDEIMLATWLDG